The DNA segment CTGCGTGTTGAGTATCCTAATCCATTTCCTAATTTAGATACGTCAGCGTTTAACATTACACTGTTCATAACTTGCTTTGATTTATCTCCTTTACACCTTTTTAACGGACCCATGAAATACAGGAATCCACCCACGATACTTATAATTATACTCACAGTTAGCACCACAATCGCAACAACCACCCATCCACTTGAACATCTAAACTCTGATTCCGGAATTTGCACGAATAAAACGCCTGTTAAATGTCCAGGCGCCGCACATTTCACATCCTCATAGTCGATCCTCAATATAGTACTTGTATTGTCAAACTTTTTGTTACGTATTTCACAGTCTCTACCGAGTTTCCAAAGCCAAAGTAAAGAACAATTGCATACAAAAGGATTACCAGAAATCTCTAGTTCTTGAAGAGTATCGATTGGGAAATGAGATGCTTCAAGCGTTTCTAGTGCATTATTTCTCATATAAATGTGCGTTAATTTTGGATTTCCATGAAATAGTCTTGGTGGAACCTCTCtcacttttaaattttcattcatccatattttttgtaaattaatattatctacaAATGCTCTGGAATCTACTTTCTCTAGCTCATACAGTCTACTCAAATGCAAATGTTTTAAGTGGAACAAGCTTTGGAAAGACAATGAtgaaatgttatgaaaaaaGTTTCCACTTAAGTACAAATGTGACAAGTTTGATAGTTTCGACAGAGCGGATGTAGGGATCGATGTCAAATTATTATCGCTGAGATCTAAATAACGCAGAGAAGGTAAATTGTGAAAACCCAACTGGTCGACACCTTCaatgatattattgttaaaatctaAATGCTTCAACTCtttcaaaaatggaattccATGCTTATCTATTTGTTGAATTAAATTTT comes from the Nymphalis io chromosome 1, ilAglIoxx1.1, whole genome shotgun sequence genome and includes:
- the LOC126781088 gene encoding tsukushi-like; this encodes MGSRGFEKWQWLVVVVAWACGAAARTLCPPRCACDDALRAASCANAGLEIVPIQLNPEATHINLTHNAIDNLLYTFAFYTQLTILDISYNRVQDLGSKNFDNNMEMTHLNVSHNALKRLDKDTFVGLKRLIDLDLSDNEISNIHLQTFKDLTTLERLDLSNNKLVNFEAETFEPLSSLKILSLKNNSILEIPSANLFFVVHLEYLDLSENLIQQIDKHGIPFLKELKHLDFNNNIIEGVDQLGFHNLPSLRYLDLSDNNLTSIPTSALSKLSNLSHLYLSGNFFHNISSLSFQSLFHLKHLHLSRLYELEKVDSRAFVDNINLQKIWMNENLKVREVPPRLFHGNPKLTHIYMRNNALETLEASHFPIDTLQELEISGNPFVCNCSLLWLWKLGRDCEIRNKKFDNTSTILRIDYEDVKCAAPGHLTGVLFVQIPESEFRCSSGWVVVAIVVLTVSIIISIVGGFLYFMGPLKRCKGDKSKQVMNSVMLNADVSKLGNGLGYSTRSREQDNKREVDRYLMIGSSVTNNFHSLNPPWHSVDKNPYYQEDSEEHIYQQFAYETIPHHRTPEKPHIVYV